The Morganella morganii sequence GGTGATGTCGCTGTTACCGGGCGCTACGCTGACCATGCCGGGGATTGCGGGGATCGTGCTGACCCTTGCGGTTGCGGTTGATGCGAACGTTCTGATAAACGAACGTATCAAAGAGGAACTGCGCAACGGGCGTTCTGTCCAGCAGGCAATCCATGAAGGGTACAAAGGCGCCTTCTCAAGTATTATCGACGCAAACTTAACCACACTGATTACTGCTGTCATTCTTTACGCGGTCGGTACCGGTTCGATTAAAGGGTTTGCGATTACGACAGCCATTGGTGTGGCAACCTCCATGTTTACAGCGATTATCGGTACACGTGCCATCGTGAACCTGCTGTATGGCGGTAAACGTATTAATAAGCTGTCTATTTAAGGAGCACGTTGTGGCACAGGATTATACTGTTGAACAATTAAACCACGGCCGCAGAGTCTATGACTTTATGCGCTGGGACAACGTGGCATTTACCATCTCGGCACTGCTGCTGATTGCCTCTGTGGCAATCATCGGCGTGAAAGGGTTTAACTGGGGTCTGGACTTTACCGGCGGTACCGTCATTGAAGTTAACTTCAGCCAGCCGGCAGATCTGGATAAAATCCGTGATACCGTTGCGCAGGCAGGGTTTAAAGATCCGCTGATCCAGAACTTCGGCAGCAGCCGTGACATCATGGTACGTCTGCCGCCGGCAGAAGGTACTGCGGGTCAGGAACTGGGTAAAACCGTTATCAATGTGATCAATAAAAACATTGATGAGAGTGCGGTGGTCAAACGTATCGAGTTCGTCGGCCCGAGTGTGGGTGCGGAACTGGCTCAGACCGGCGCAATGGCGCTGATCGCGGCATTAATCTGTATCCTGATCTATGTGGCGATGCGGTTTGAATGGCGTCTGGCGTTAGGTGCGGTTATCGCGCTGGCGCACGACGTTATCATCACCCTCGGCGTACTGTCGCTGTTCCATATTGAGATTGACCTGACCATTGTGGCATCCCTGATGTCGGTTATCGGTTACTCACTGAACGACAGCATCGTGGTATCTGACCGTATCCGTGAGAACTTCCGCAAAATCCGCCGTGGTACCTCGTATGAGATCATGAACGTTTCCCTGACTCAGACGTTAAGCCGTACCATTATGACATCGGCAACCACCCTGTTAGTGGTTCTGATGCTCTATATCTTCGGTGGTGCAATGCTGAAAGGCTTCTCGCTGGTCATGCTGATTGGTGTGTCTATCGGTACGATTTCCTCAATCTACGTGGCGTCTGCGCTGGCCCTGAAACTGGGTATGAAGCGTGA is a genomic window containing:
- the secF gene encoding protein translocase subunit SecF, which translates into the protein MAQDYTVEQLNHGRRVYDFMRWDNVAFTISALLLIASVAIIGVKGFNWGLDFTGGTVIEVNFSQPADLDKIRDTVAQAGFKDPLIQNFGSSRDIMVRLPPAEGTAGQELGKTVINVINKNIDESAVVKRIEFVGPSVGAELAQTGAMALIAALICILIYVAMRFEWRLALGAVIALAHDVIITLGVLSLFHIEIDLTIVASLMSVIGYSLNDSIVVSDRIRENFRKIRRGTSYEIMNVSLTQTLSRTIMTSATTLLVVLMLYIFGGAMLKGFSLVMLIGVSIGTISSIYVASALALKLGMKREHLIVQKVEKEGADQESILP